The Mixta hanseatica genome includes a region encoding these proteins:
- the mukE gene encoding chromosome partition protein MukE, translating into MSSTNIEQVMPVKMAQALANPLFPALDSQLRAGRHIGIEELDNHAFLMDYQEYLEEFYARYNVELVRAPEGFFYLRPRSTTLIPRSVLSELDMLVGKILCYLYLSPERLANEGIFTQQELYDELVSLADEGKLLKVVNQRSTGSDLDRQKLQEKMRASLNRLRRLGMVWFMGNDSSKFRIMESVFRFGADVRSGDDPREAQLRMIRTGEAMALETAENSEEEADSQQRQADMAEDEEE; encoded by the coding sequence ATGTCATCGACAAATATTGAACAAGTGATGCCAGTTAAAATGGCTCAGGCACTGGCCAATCCGCTTTTTCCCGCGCTGGATAGCCAGCTGCGTGCGGGACGACATATCGGCATTGAAGAGCTGGACAACCATGCCTTCTTAATGGATTACCAGGAATACCTTGAAGAGTTTTACGCGCGCTATAACGTCGAGTTAGTGCGCGCGCCGGAAGGCTTTTTCTATTTACGTCCGCGTTCTACCACGCTGATCCCGCGCTCGGTGCTTTCTGAGCTGGATATGCTGGTGGGGAAAATCCTCTGTTACCTCTATCTTAGCCCGGAACGCCTGGCGAACGAGGGGATTTTTACCCAGCAGGAGCTGTATGACGAGCTGGTCAGCCTGGCGGATGAAGGCAAGCTGTTGAAGGTGGTTAACCAGCGCTCGACCGGCTCCGATCTCGATCGCCAAAAGCTGCAGGAAAAGATGCGCGCGTCGCTGAATCGCCTGCGTCGGCTGGGCATGGTGTGGTTTATGGGCAACGACAGCAGTAAGTTTCGCATTATGGAATCCGTTTTTCGCTTCGGCGCCGATGTTCGCAGCGGTGACGATCCGCGCGAAGCGCAGCTGCGTATGATTCGCACCGGCGAAGCCATGGCGCTGGAAACAGCGGAAAACAGCGAAGAAGAGGCGGATAGCCAGCAGCGCCAGGCGGATATGGCGGAGGATGAAGAGGAATGA
- the mukB gene encoding chromosome partition protein MukB, with protein MIERGKFRSLTLINWNGFFARTFELDNLVTTLSGGNGAGKSTTMAAFITAMIPDLTLLHFRNTTEAGSTSGSRDKGLHGKLRPGVCYSVLDVVNSRHQRVVVGVRLQQVAGRDKKVDIRPFSIHGLPTSLHPTEMLTETVGTRQARVLPLNELKDRVEAMEGVQFKQYNSITDYHSLMFELGIVARRLRSASDRSKFYRLIEASLYGGISSAITRSLRDYLLPENSGVRKAFQDMEAALRENRMTLEAIRVTQSDRDLFKHLISEATNYVAADYMRHANERRIHLDGALALRNELFTSRKQLAAEQYRHVEMARELAEHSAAESDLETDYQAASDHLNLVQTAVRQQEKIERYEADIDELSYRLEEQNEVVAEAREVQEENEARREAAELEVDELKSQLADYQQALDVQQTRAIQYQQALQALQRAQEICRLPELSIDNAESWQETFQAREQEATESLLMLEQKMSVAEAAHSQFEQAFELVCKIAGPVSRSEAWQTGRELLRDAANQRHQAEQLPSLRMRLSEMEQRLREQYEAERLLNEFCKRQGQQYEAHELEALQHELEARIEQLSQSVADAGEQRMLMRQELEQLRERITQLTARAPHWLAAQEILTQLSEQTGQPLENSQQVTEFMQQLLERERETTVERDEVATRKRETEQQIERLSQPGGSEDPRLNALAERFGGVLLSEIYDDVTFEDAPYFSALYGPSRHAIVVPDLSLIHEQLDGLEDCPEDLYLIEGDPQSFDDSVFSTEELEKAVVVKVAERQWRYSRFPKVPLFGRAAREKQLELLHAEREQLAETYATLSFDVQKTQRLHQSFSRFIGSHLAVAFEEDPEAQIRQLSARRGEIERALNAHESENQQQRQQFEQAKEGVAQLNRLLPRVSLLLDETLADRCEELRELMSEAQEAARFVQQHGNHLSRLEPLLSVLQSDPQQHEQLKADYQQALQVQREARQQAFAITEVVQRRAHFSYADSAGMLTGTSDLNEKLRQRLEQAEAERARARERLREHQAQLTQYSQVLASLKSAYDAKRDMLKELQQEMQDIGVQADSSAEERARIRRDELHNALSHNRSRRNQLEKQLTFCEAEMDGLQKKLRRLERDYHISREQVVSAKAGWCAVMRMVKDNGVERRLHRRELAYLGGDELRSMSDKALGALRLAVADNEHLRDVLRLSEDPKRPERKIQFFIAVYQHLRERIRQDIIRTDDPVEAIEQMEIELSRLTEELTAREQMLAISSRSVANIIRKTIQREQNRIRQLNQGLQSVSFGQVRSVRLNVNVRESHATLLDVLSEQHEQHQDLFNSNRLTFSEALAKLWQRLNPQIDMGQRTAQTIGEELLDYRNYLEMEVEVNRGSDGWLRAESGALSTGEAIGTGMSILVMVVQSWEEEARRLRGKDISPCRLLFLDEAARLDAKSIATLFELCERLEMQLIIAAPENISPEKGTTYKLVRKVFNNTEHVHVVGLRGFSADPLPGATASRSEQDQSEDEKTQV; from the coding sequence ATGATTGAACGCGGCAAATTTCGCTCGCTAACGCTGATTAACTGGAACGGTTTTTTTGCGCGCACATTTGAGCTTGATAACCTGGTCACCACGCTGTCAGGCGGCAACGGCGCCGGTAAATCCACCACCATGGCGGCATTTATTACGGCGATGATCCCCGATCTGACGCTGCTGCATTTCCGTAATACCACCGAGGCGGGTTCCACCAGCGGATCGCGTGATAAAGGGCTGCACGGTAAGCTGCGTCCGGGCGTCTGCTACTCGGTGCTGGATGTGGTCAACTCACGCCATCAGCGCGTTGTCGTCGGGGTGCGCCTGCAGCAGGTGGCCGGACGCGACAAGAAGGTGGATATCCGTCCGTTCAGCATCCACGGTCTGCCCACCTCGTTGCACCCTACTGAAATGTTGACCGAAACGGTCGGGACACGCCAGGCGCGCGTGCTGCCGCTCAACGAGCTGAAAGATCGCGTTGAGGCGATGGAAGGGGTGCAGTTTAAACAGTACAACTCCATTACCGATTACCACAGCCTGATGTTTGAGCTGGGTATCGTTGCGCGTCGTCTGCGCTCGGCCAGCGATCGCAGCAAGTTTTACCGTCTGATTGAAGCCTCGCTGTACGGCGGGATCTCCAGCGCCATTACCCGCTCGCTGCGTGATTATCTGTTGCCGGAAAACAGCGGCGTACGCAAAGCGTTTCAGGATATGGAGGCGGCGCTACGTGAAAACCGCATGACGCTGGAAGCGATTCGCGTCACCCAGTCCGATCGCGACCTGTTCAAGCACCTGATCTCGGAAGCCACTAACTATGTGGCGGCGGATTACATGCGTCACGCCAATGAACGCCGCATTCATCTGGATGGCGCGCTGGCGTTGCGTAATGAGCTGTTCACCAGCCGCAAACAGCTGGCTGCGGAACAGTACCGCCATGTAGAAATGGCGCGTGAACTGGCGGAGCACAGCGCGGCGGAAAGCGATCTGGAAACGGACTATCAGGCGGCCAGCGATCACCTGAACCTGGTGCAGACGGCGGTGCGCCAACAGGAAAAAATCGAGCGCTACGAAGCGGATATTGATGAGCTGAGCTACCGTCTGGAAGAGCAGAACGAGGTGGTAGCCGAAGCGCGCGAAGTGCAGGAAGAGAACGAAGCGCGTCGGGAAGCGGCCGAGCTTGAAGTCGATGAGTTGAAAAGCCAGCTGGCGGACTATCAGCAGGCGCTGGATGTTCAGCAAACGCGCGCCATTCAGTATCAGCAGGCGCTGCAGGCGCTGCAGCGCGCGCAGGAAATTTGCCGTCTGCCTGAGCTAAGTATTGATAACGCGGAAAGCTGGCAGGAAACGTTCCAGGCGCGTGAGCAGGAGGCGACGGAAAGCCTGCTGATGCTGGAACAGAAAATGAGCGTGGCCGAAGCGGCGCACAGTCAGTTTGAGCAGGCCTTTGAGCTGGTATGCAAAATCGCCGGGCCGGTCAGCCGCAGCGAAGCGTGGCAAACCGGGCGCGAGCTGCTGCGTGATGCCGCGAACCAGCGCCATCAGGCTGAACAGCTGCCATCGCTACGCATGCGCCTGTCTGAAATGGAACAGCGTCTGCGCGAGCAGTACGAAGCCGAACGTTTACTAAACGAGTTTTGTAAGCGTCAGGGCCAGCAGTATGAGGCGCATGAGCTGGAAGCGCTGCAGCATGAGCTGGAGGCGCGCATTGAGCAACTGTCGCAGAGCGTAGCCGACGCCGGCGAACAGCGCATGCTGATGCGTCAGGAACTGGAGCAGCTGCGCGAACGCATCACCCAGCTAACGGCCCGCGCGCCGCACTGGCTGGCGGCGCAGGAGATCCTGACCCAGCTGAGCGAACAAACCGGCCAGCCGCTGGAAAACAGCCAGCAGGTTACCGAGTTTATGCAGCAGCTGCTGGAGCGCGAGCGCGAAACCACGGTCGAACGCGATGAAGTGGCGACGCGCAAACGCGAAACCGAACAGCAGATTGAGCGCTTAAGCCAGCCTGGCGGCTCGGAAGATCCACGTCTGAACGCGCTGGCCGAGCGTTTCGGCGGCGTCCTGCTGTCGGAAATTTATGACGACGTCACCTTTGAAGACGCGCCTTACTTCTCGGCGTTATATGGTCCGTCGCGTCATGCCATCGTGGTGCCCGATCTCTCGTTGATCCATGAACAGCTGGATGGCCTGGAAGATTGCCCGGAAGATCTCTATCTGATCGAAGGGGATCCGCAATCTTTTGATGACAGCGTTTTCAGCACCGAAGAGCTGGAAAAAGCGGTGGTGGTGAAGGTCGCCGAACGCCAGTGGCGTTATTCGCGCTTCCCTAAAGTGCCGCTGTTTGGTCGCGCCGCGCGCGAGAAACAGCTGGAGTTACTGCATGCCGAACGCGAGCAGCTGGCGGAAACCTACGCCACGCTCTCTTTTGACGTACAGAAAACCCAGCGTTTGCATCAGTCCTTTAGTCGTTTTATCGGCAGTCATCTGGCGGTAGCGTTTGAAGAGGATCCGGAAGCGCAAATCCGTCAGCTGAGCGCGCGTCGCGGCGAAATCGAACGCGCTCTGAATGCGCATGAAAGCGAAAACCAGCAGCAGCGTCAGCAGTTTGAGCAGGCAAAAGAGGGTGTGGCGCAGCTGAACCGTTTGCTGCCGCGCGTCAGCCTGCTGCTGGATGAAACGTTGGCGGATCGCTGCGAAGAGCTGCGCGAATTAATGAGTGAGGCGCAGGAGGCGGCGCGCTTTGTTCAACAGCACGGCAATCATCTCTCCCGTCTGGAGCCGCTGCTGTCGGTGTTGCAGAGCGATCCACAGCAGCATGAGCAGTTAAAAGCAGATTATCAGCAGGCGCTGCAGGTGCAGCGTGAAGCGCGTCAGCAGGCGTTTGCGATTACTGAAGTGGTGCAGCGTCGCGCGCATTTCAGCTATGCGGATTCCGCCGGTATGCTTACCGGAACCAGCGATCTGAACGAAAAACTGCGCCAGCGCCTGGAGCAGGCGGAAGCGGAGCGGGCGCGAGCGCGTGAACGTCTGCGCGAGCATCAGGCGCAGCTGACGCAATATTCGCAGGTGCTGGCCTCGTTAAAAAGCGCTTACGACGCCAAACGCGACATGCTGAAAGAACTGCAGCAAGAGATGCAGGATATCGGCGTACAGGCGGATTCCAGCGCCGAAGAGCGTGCCAGAATTCGTCGTGATGAATTGCATAATGCGCTCAGTCATAACCGCTCGCGGCGCAACCAGCTGGAAAAACAGCTGACCTTCTGTGAAGCGGAAATGGACGGCCTGCAGAAAAAGCTGCGTCGTCTGGAACGCGATTATCATATCAGCCGCGAGCAGGTGGTCAGTGCCAAGGCGGGCTGGTGCGCCGTGATGCGTATGGTGAAAGACAACGGCGTGGAGCGACGTCTGCATCGTCGCGAGTTGGCCTATCTGGGCGGTGATGAGCTACGTTCGATGTCGGATAAGGCGCTGGGCGCGCTGCGTCTGGCGGTCGCCGATAATGAACATCTGCGCGACGTGCTGCGTCTCTCAGAAGATCCCAAGCGCCCTGAGCGGAAAATTCAGTTCTTTATCGCCGTTTATCAGCATCTACGCGAGCGTATTCGTCAGGATATTATCCGTACCGACGATCCGGTTGAAGCCATCGAGCAGATGGAGATTGAGCTTAGCCGCCTGACGGAAGAGCTGACCGCCCGCGAGCAGATGCTGGCTATCAGCTCGCGCAGCGTGGCGAATATTATTCGTAAGACGATACAGCGCGAGCAGAACCGTATCCGTCAGCTTAACCAGGGGCTGCAGAGCGTGAGCTTTGGTCAGGTGCGCAGCGTGCGCCTGAATGTTAACGTGCGTGAAAGCCACGCGACGCTGCTGGACGTGCTCTCTGAGCAGCATGAACAGCATCAGGATCTGTTTAACAGTAACCGGCTTACCTTCTCTGAGGCGCTGGCTAAGCTGTGGCAACGTCTCAATCCGCAGATTGATATGGGGCAGCGCACGGCGCAAACTATCGGTGAAGAGCTGCTGGATTACCGTAACTATCTGGAAATGGAAGTTGAGGTAAACCGTGGTTCGGATGGCTGGCTGCGTGCTGAAAGCGGGGCATTGTCAACCGGTGAAGCGATCGGTACCGGGATGTCGATTCTGGTGATGGTGGTGCAAAGCTGGGAAGAGGAAGCGCGTCGCCTGCGCGGCAAAGATATCAGCCCGTGTCGCCTGCTGTTCCTGGATGAAGCCGCGCGTCTTGATGCTAAATCGATCGCGACGCTGTTTGAGCTTTGCGAACGTCTGGAGATGCAGCTCATCATCGCTGCCCCGGAAAATATCAGTCCGGAAAAAGGCACCACCTATAAACTGGTCCGTAAGGTGTTCAACAATACGGAGCATGTGCATGTAGTAGGTCTGAGAGGCTTCTCAGCCGATCCGCTGCCAGGCGCGACCGCATCACGCTCGGAGCAGGACCAGTCGGAGGATGAAAAAACGCAGGTATAA
- the ldtD gene encoding L,D-transpeptidase: MLLAKYKAMRKTTLAWAVAISLIQISGAGAAIITAVPVERASETMSAAAGQQQMLAALPQGVKPFYTGTLASLYAARQMQPLWQDKDAVQQFQQQLAEVAISGVQPQFTQWVEQLTDPEITGMARDIVLSDAMLGYLQFVANVPKQGESWLYSRVPYKMALPPLSVTNQWLAAVDAGHLNSFVNSLVPQHPQYIRMHNALKQLLADNHPWPQLKDKQTLRPGQVSDDVPALKEILQRTGMLSVNDAPAPNEDAVASDSANQSDQLATVSPSATNVADVPAATPENPGNVAASQPVATEANVYGPALIEAVKRFQRWQGLEADGAIGPRTREWLNVSPQLRASLLALNIQRLRLLPDDMRNGIMVNIANYSLVYYADGNEILSSRVIVGRPDRKTPLMRSALNNVVLNPPWNVPTTLVRQDIIPKVKRDPSYLYQHGYTLLSGWSNDAEVIDPSMIDWSMVSAATFPYRIRQAPGAHNSLGRFKFNMPSSDAIYLHDTPNHNLFQKDIRALSSGCVRVNKASELANLLLQDAGWNNARISSSLQQGDTRYVPIRHRVPVNLFYLTAWVADDGKTQFRTDIYNYDTTAQSGTRILTQAGQLLL, encoded by the coding sequence ATGTTGCTGGCAAAATATAAAGCAATGCGAAAAACAACGCTGGCTTGGGCAGTTGCAATCAGCCTGATACAGATATCTGGCGCCGGGGCGGCGATCATTACGGCGGTTCCGGTGGAAAGGGCCAGTGAAACCATGAGCGCGGCCGCAGGACAACAGCAAATGTTGGCCGCACTGCCGCAGGGCGTGAAGCCTTTCTATACCGGAACGCTGGCCTCACTCTACGCTGCGCGTCAGATGCAGCCTCTCTGGCAGGACAAAGATGCGGTACAGCAATTCCAGCAGCAGCTGGCCGAAGTAGCAATTTCTGGCGTTCAGCCGCAGTTTACTCAGTGGGTAGAGCAATTAACGGATCCTGAGATCACCGGTATGGCGCGCGATATTGTGTTATCGGATGCGATGCTGGGTTATCTGCAATTTGTTGCCAACGTGCCGAAGCAGGGCGAAAGCTGGCTCTATAGCCGGGTGCCTTACAAAATGGCGCTGCCGCCGCTTTCGGTCACTAACCAGTGGCTGGCGGCGGTTGATGCCGGGCATTTGAACAGCTTCGTTAATTCATTAGTGCCGCAGCATCCTCAGTATATCCGCATGCACAACGCGCTGAAGCAGCTGCTGGCGGATAATCATCCGTGGCCGCAGCTGAAGGATAAACAGACGCTGCGCCCCGGACAGGTCAGCGATGATGTGCCAGCGCTAAAAGAGATTTTGCAGCGTACCGGTATGCTGTCGGTTAACGATGCACCCGCGCCCAATGAGGATGCGGTAGCGTCTGACAGCGCTAATCAGAGCGACCAGCTGGCTACCGTCAGCCCTTCTGCGACCAATGTTGCCGACGTGCCGGCCGCAACGCCGGAAAATCCAGGTAATGTTGCCGCGTCACAGCCGGTCGCCACTGAGGCCAATGTTTATGGCCCGGCGCTGATTGAAGCGGTGAAGCGTTTTCAACGCTGGCAGGGTCTGGAAGCTGACGGCGCGATCGGCCCACGCACGCGCGAATGGTTAAACGTTTCGCCGCAGCTACGCGCCTCGCTGTTGGCGCTGAATATTCAGCGTTTGCGCCTGCTGCCGGATGATATGCGTAATGGCATCATGGTGAACATCGCCAACTATTCGCTGGTTTATTACGCTGACGGCAACGAAATTTTATCGTCGCGCGTTATTGTCGGCCGTCCCGATCGTAAAACGCCGCTGATGCGCAGCGCGTTGAATAATGTGGTGCTGAATCCACCGTGGAATGTGCCCACTACGCTGGTGCGGCAGGATATTATTCCCAAGGTTAAGCGCGATCCCTCTTACCTGTATCAGCACGGCTATACACTGCTTTCAGGCTGGAGCAACGACGCCGAGGTCATCGATCCCAGCATGATTGACTGGAGCATGGTTTCGGCGGCGACCTTCCCGTATCGCATTCGTCAGGCGCCAGGCGCCCATAACTCGCTGGGACGGTTTAAATTCAATATGCCAAGCTCCGATGCAATCTATTTACACGACACGCCAAACCATAATCTTTTTCAGAAAGATATTCGAGCGCTAAGTTCAGGTTGCGTGCGGGTAAATAAAGCCTCGGAATTAGCGAATTTACTGTTGCAGGATGCCGGCTGGAATAATGCACGTATCTCCAGCAGTTTACAGCAGGGCGATACGCGCTATGTGCCTATTCGTCATCGTGTTCCGGTTAATTTATTCTATCTTACCGCCTGGGTAGCTGATGACGGCAAGACACAATTCCGCACAGATATTTACAATTACGACACCACCGCGCAGTCAGGTACGCGCATCCTGACTCAG